From a region of the Cololabis saira isolate AMF1-May2022 chromosome 8, fColSai1.1, whole genome shotgun sequence genome:
- the glyctk gene encoding glycerate kinase: MARVLSLFRPQPLLTLLSRLKPALCKMSMDSRAREVFSTAVEAVQPDTVVKQSIERKEDTVIIDGRKFTLKHNLHMVGFGKAVLGMAAQVEKIMGDHLVKGIISVPNGIQQTLQQNGKGHLLLKENSSIKVMEGAKNNLPDGDAQRAAEEIKLLASELTEKDLLLVLISGGGSALLPAPIPPVSLKEKLDVTRKLAGAGATIQELNTVRRALSFLKGGGLAHQAHPAQVVALILSDVIGDPLDMIASGPTVRSEVWPEEILSILERYKLLPSLSASVKDVLARQSPRWKENKDESDASGHVLNVVIGSNSIALACAGRRARELGFRPVVLSPGVCGDVRSVSRLYGLLARFACSPEEPPPEIAAEVLRLGPEVGVESWDLCRTMQVLGEGRAEGWGATCLLAGGEPTVELTGKGRGGRNQELALRVGLELKGLELPPNGPVFLSGGTDGQDGPTEAAGAITDGGLYAEAQSQGLDIHDFLVNNDSYTFLSHLSAGKHLLVPGLTCTNVMDVHMLLIPAIPIKIS, from the exons ATGGCTCGTGTCCTGTCCCTATTCCGGCCTCAGCCTCTTCTGACCCTTTTGAGCAGGCTGAAACCTGCACTGTGCAAAATGTCAATGGACTCACGGGCGCGAGAAGTCTTCTCGACTGCAGTGGAAGCCGTTCAGCCCGATACTGTGGTCAAGCAGAGTATAGAGCGCAAGGAGGACACAGTCATTATCGATGGTCGCAAATTCACCCTCAAACACAATCTGCACATGGTGGGCTTTGGGAAAGCTGTCCTGGGAATGGCTGCTCAAGTAGAAAAAATCATGGGGGATCACTTAGTGAAAGGAATCATAAGCGTGCCAAATGGGATTCAGCAAACATTACAGCAGAACGGAAAAGG CCACCTACTGCTAAAAGAAAACAGTTCAATCAAAGTAATGGAGGGAGCTAAAAACAACTTACCTGACGGTGATGCCCAGAGGGCAGCTGAGGAGATCAAGCTGTTGGCGAGTGAACTGACAGAAAAAgacctgctgctggtgctgattTCAG GTGGAGGCTCAGCATTATTACCTGCACCAATCCCACCAGTCTCACTAAAAGAGAAACTAGATGTCACACGCAAACTTGCAGGTGCTGGCGCCACCATTCAGGAGCTGAACACTGTACGTCGAgccctttcctttttaaaggGTGGAGGACTTGCGCATCAAGCTCACCCCGCACAG gtggtCGCACTGATCCTGTCCGATGTGATTGGAGACCCACTGGACATGATAGCCAGCGGCCCCACGGTGAGGAGTGAGGTGTGGCCTGAGGAAATTTTATCCATCCTTGAACGTTACAAGCTGCTGCCTTCCCTTTCAGCATCGGTAAAAGATGTCCTCGCAAGACAAAGCCCCCGTTGGAAAGAGAATAAGGATGAATCTGATGCATCAGGACATGTTCTAAACGTTGTGATTGGCTCTAACAGTATTGCTCTTGCGTGTGCAGGCCGCCGTGCTCGAGAGCTAGGTTTCCGTCCAGTTGTGCTTTCACCAGGTGTGTGTGGCGATGTGAGGTCTGTGTCCAGACTTTATGGCTTGCTCGCTCGCTTTGCATGCTCTCCAGAGGAACCGCCTCCAGAGATTGCCGCAGAGGTGCTGAGGCTGGGGCCAGAAGTAGGTGTGGAGAGCTGGGACCTGTGTCGTACCATGCAGGTATTGGGTGAGGGACGTGCAGAGGGATGGGGTGCTACATGTTTGTTAGCTGGAGGGGAACCCACTGTGGAGTTGACGGGCAAAGGTCGTGGAGGTCGTAACCAGGAGCTGGCACTGCGAGTGGGACTGGAGCTCAAAGGCCTGGAACTTCCACCCAACGGTCCTGTGTTCCTTAGCGGTGGCACCGATGGTCAGGACGGACCCACTGAGGCAGCAGGAGCCATCACTGATGGAGGGTTGTATGCGGAAGCACAATCACAGGGGCTGGACATTCACGACTTCCTCGTCAACAATGATTCCTATACATTTCTTTCCCATCTCTCTGCTGGAAAACATTTACTTGTACCGGGTCTAACCTGCACAAATGTCATGGATGTACATATGCTACTTATTCCAGCAATTCCCATTAAAATAAGCTAA
- the tcta gene encoding T-cell leukemia translocation-altered gene protein homolog, giving the protein MDEAWSFEFLSRIADSCVSFLSEFVEDWLTNDMRVSIFKILFSWLIFSLIAIHFAWKVYGNTVNDMYYRQGTGQNGSTPDAAPHLSAWESKAGDIPKSHRE; this is encoded by the exons ATGGATGAGGCGTGGAGTTTTGAGTTCCTGTCCCGCATCGCTGACAGCTGCGTGTCGTTCCTGTCCGAGTTCGTGGAGGACTGGCTCACCAACGACATGAGAGTGTCCATATTCAAGATCTTGTTCAGCTGGTTGATTTTTAGCCTTATTGCTATTCACTTTGCTTGGAAAGTCTACGGGAATACGGTGAATGACATGTATTACCGACAAG GTACCGGGCAGAACGGCAGCACCCCCGACGCAGCTCCGCACCTCAGTGCATG ggAGAGTAAAGCGGGTGATATTCCGAAAAGTCATCGAGAATAA
- the mon1bb gene encoding vacuolar fusion protein MON1 homolog B, whose translation MEGNNHQEGEAQGLKICEPPSESNPPDASLTSLSLLGNHTFPDELSRNHCADVSGEVTAEEPSVDTESCPNPGMELETEETQTSACQNSVSTQLADGGPGEEAAVENDKNDSGEFVVTMLAKAKLEEQGIGVKGRSSPLLETGVQESPANMSHRDEDVTTDGWRQHRKHVFVLSEAGKPIYSRYGSEEALSSTMGVMMALVSFVQSGDNIIRSVYSDGHSVVFLQKGPLVLVCVSSSRQSEQQLRGELLYVYYQIISMLTQASISRIFEHKKNYDLRRLLAGSEKILDGLLNLVDSDPSFLLAAVHCLPLASTLRDSLSQILQKAITPNLVFSILIAKNQLLTIVQEKTVIEDARLEPADVHLLLNLIGASSAFQAGEIWTPICLPLFNPDCYFYAYISYLDPPECTVCLLLLSTDKEAFYAVADCKRKIEEAMLAQNSLSLIAKAQSYSVSQVGVSDLRHFMYKPFDVPDSYRQLTQFTSPEMEAPYNSEGEKMRLLDLYRYMHSRIHSTSRPLKLIYHVAERETLLAWVTSKFELYTCFSPLVTKACAITAITKLLRWIKKEEDRLFIRYPPKYSTTPNPSKSSKGSKSDQQDSTDNGLSLL comes from the exons ATGGAGGGAAACAATCATCAAGAGGGGGAGGCTCAGGGACTGAAGATTTGTGAGCCCCCATCTGAGAGCAATCCACCTG ACGCCTCACtgacctctctctccctcttggGGAATCACACGTTTCCTGATGAATTGTCAAGAAATCATTGTGCCGATGTTAGCGGAGAAGTTACCGCAGAGGAGCCCAGTGTGGATACAGAATCCTGTCCTAACCCAGGAATGGAATTAGAGACCGAAGAGACACAAACCTCCGCATGTCAGAACAGTGTGTCCACCCAGCTGGCTGACGGAGGGCCGGGGGAAGAAGCTGCCGTTGAGAATGACAAGAACGACTCCGGAGAGTTTGTTGTTACAATGCTGGCCAAGGCCAAGCTGGAGGAACAAGGTATAGGTGTAAAGGGTAGATCATCTCCTTTGCTGGAGACAGGAGTCCAAGAATCTCCTGCAAATATGTCCCATCGGGATGAGGATGTCACAACTGACGGCTGGCGTCAGCACAGGAAGCACGTTTTTGTGCTAAGTGAAGCCGGCAAACCCATTTATTCCCGTTACGGCAGCGAAGAGGCTCTTTCGTCTACAATGGGGGTCATGATGGCACTTGTGTCTTTTGTCCAAAGTGGAGACAATATCATCCGCTCAGTGTATTCAG ATGGGCACAGTGTGGTGTTCTTACAGAAGGGGCCCCTGGTGCTAGTGTGTGTCTCCAGCAGCCGTCAGTCTGAGCAGCAGCTGCGCGGAGAGCTCCTGTACGTTTATTATCAGATCATCAGTATGCTCACTCAGGCCAGCATATCTCGCATCTTTGAACACAAGAAGAATTATGACCTACGGAGACTGCTAGCAGGCTCTGAGAAGATCCTGGATGGTCTTCTtaacttggtggattctgacccgAGCTTTTTGCTTGCAGCAGTGCATTGTCTGCCTCTGGCTTCCACACTCAGGGACTCTCTCAGCCAGATCCTGCAAAAAGCTATCACACCCAATCTGGTTTTCTCAATCCTCATTGCCAAAAACCAGTTGCTAACCATTGTTCAAGAGAAGACCGTGATCGAGGACGCAAGGTTGGAACCAGCTGACGTTCACCTTCTGCTCAACCTTATCGGAGCTTCCTCTGCTTTTCAGGCTGGAGAGATCTGGACTCCCATCTGCCTCCCCCTCTTCAATCCTGACTGTTACTTTTATGCTTACATTTCTTACCTGGACCCTCCAGAATGCACGGTTTGTTTGCTGTTGCTCTCAACAGACAAGGAGGCTTTCTACGCTGTAGCTGACTGCAAGAGGAAGATAGAGGAGGCCATGTTGGCACAGAACTCCCTGAGCCTCATTGCCAAAGCCCAGTCATATAGTGTGAGCCAGGTTGGCGTCTCAGACCTCAGGCACTTCATGTACAAGCCCTTTGATGTGCCGGACAGCTACCGCCAGCTCACTCAGTTCACCag CCCAGAGATGGAGGCTCCGTACAACAGTGAAGGGGAGAAAATGCGACTCCTGGACCTTTATCGGTACATGCACAGCCGCATCCACAGTACCTCACGACCCCTGAAGCTCATCTACCACGTTGCTGAGAGGGAAACACTGCTAGCCTGG GTGACGAGTAAGTTTGAGCTGTACACCTGCTTTAGCCCTCTGGTGACAAAGGCCTGTGCTATTACCGCTATCACTAAGCTTCTACGGTGGATTAAAAAGGAGGAGGACCGTCTCTTCATCAGATATCCCCCAAAGTATTCAACCACTCCGAATCCCAGCAAGAGTTCTAAAGGCAGCAAATCTGACCAGCAAGACTCCACAGATAATGGCTTATCTCTCCTATAG
- the brpf3a gene encoding bromodomain and PHD finger-containing protein 3 isoform X2, producing MQKVRRWECEKAVKGFNMGRGRGRGRGRGRGRGSSGQLRPPSPYRLHLSPSRETLTYAQAQKIVEVDLDGRLHRINITDPLPVITEDEMMAQDIAECNSNKENSEQTQSKSKSWRKPPNSKSRKSSKNTSHQNQRSGLHQHTGSNYSSQHPSNQSPLPEPTFHVLSSVSPPEAPPLPPAYYRFIEKSVEEQDNVAEYDMDEEDLAWLEMVNQKRVSDGHASVSPDTFELLIDRLERESILESRSQALSQSAVDEDAFCCVCLDDECLNSNVILFCDICNLAVHQECYGVPYVPEGQWLCRCCLQSPSRPVDCVLCPNRGGAFKQTSDGRWAHVVCAIWIPEVCFANTVFLEPVEGVKNIPPARWKLTCYLCKQKGRGASIQCHKANCYRAFHVTCAQKAGLFMKIDPVRETGVNGTTFSVKKTAFCEHHSPVGSRRDGSGDESVEGRLVGGRGNRGQRSYTQSPPSSPNKKAAKGQKKKNTKGSGSRRSNIPVLLVPQIPSHRLNTICTGVEVQRKNQFMQRLHNYWLLKRQSRNGMPLIRRLHSHMQTHKTAEQQEPDEKLSAAREELRYWQKLRQDLERARLLVELIRKRERLKREEMKIQQAALELKLTPALVLLRFTLDQLQEKDTAKIFSQPVNLSEVPDYLEFISQPMDFSTMRTKLEGHAYCSVADLEKDFNLMISNCLKYNSKDTMFHKAALQLREVGGAVLRHAHRQYQSIGLDPSSGMHLPEGPNKHGFYHCTWDDVDSLLDPENRLHLTTDEQIKALLDKLDMVSSMRTSGGRTKRIRLIRREINTLRQKMNQQQQTSQSVNGNEEKDEGNEEEGEKLEEEEEEEEEKEEIKKKKAKVDSGPLTASSNSGTDDSPPVLELTCPVSSPLPGDAPLEPPVLGIVTGGRRSPGRSYKRQRSSRSGSKSQGEDEAEVGETPSSQSEAVHEVTPLGKPPTLPLVGVGRRTSVLFKKAKNGARMTKSKTPPQLNGKSSEGKTNGLDSTTTSPSSPGVNNITTLPTSPNTCPSSHHLRSRGPSSESATDKPPLLPTEQGLTNGKHSSADQEDDDEDDEDDEEEEEEDEDEEDDDSNLTVSPPKRSRGKPALAQVPSNENGDISGSGKSTLLSLDSETKLSPLDLVWAKCRGYPSYPAMIVDPNMPQEGLLHNGIPIPVPPVEVLKLGEWRKTEEGEKLFLVLFFDTKRTWQWLPRNKLLPLGLDDTVDKLRLMEGKKPSVRKSVHTAYDRAMMHLNHVRGNLNFTPSNFI from the exons ATGCAGAAGGTGAGGAGGTGGGAATGCGAGAAGGCTGTTAAAGGATTCAACATGGGAAGGGGtcgaggaagaggaagaggcaggGGGCGGGGCAGGGGATCATCTGGTCAGCTGCGGCCGCCCTCACCGTATAGATTGCACCTTTCTCCATCCAGGGAGACTTTGACATACGCTCAGGCCCAGAAAATTGTGGAAGTTGACCTAGATGGAAGGCTCCACCGAATTAACATCACAGATCCTCTGCCAGTCATCACAGAGGATGAGATGATGGCTCAGGACATTGCTGAGTGCAACAGCAACAAGGAGAACAGCGAGCAAACGCAGAGTAAAAGCAAATCATGGAGAAAACCTCCAAACAGTAAAAGCAGGAAGAGCAGTAAGAATACATCTCACCAGAACCAGCGGTCTGGCTTGCATCAGCACACAGGATCTAATTATTCCTCCCAGCACCCATCCAACCAAAGCCCTCTTCCTGAGCCCACTTTCCATGTGCTGAGTTCAGTTTCCCCTCCAGAGGCGCCTCCTCTCCCACCAGCTTACTATCGTTTCATAGAAAAGTCTGTGGAGGAGCAGGACAACGTGGCTGAGTACGACATGGACGAGGAGGACCTGGCCTGGTTGGAGATGGTAAACCAAAAGAGAGTGTCTGATGGCCATGCCTCCGTCTCCCCCGACACCTTTGAACTTCTGATCGACCGCCTGGAAAGGGAGTCCATCTTGGAGTCCCGCAGCCAGGCTCTGTCCCAGAGCGCTGTTGACGAGGATGCCTTCTGTTGCGTTTGCTTGGATGATGAATGTCTTAACAGTAATGTCATCCTGTTCTGTGACATCTGCAACTTGGCCGTCCACCAGGAGTGCTACGGTGTTCCCTACGTACCTGAAGGCCAGTGGCTGTGCCGCtgctgcctgcagtccccctcCCGCCCCGTTGACTGTGTGCTCTGTCCCAACCGAGGTGGTGCCTTTAAACAGACAAGTGATGGACGTTGGGCCCATGTTGTCTGTGCCATATGGATCCCAGAAGTGTGCTTCGCTAACACGGTCTTCTTGGAGCCTGTTGAAGGGGTTAAGAACATCCCTCCTGCTCGGTGGAAGCTTACTTGTTACCTGTGTAAGCAGAAGGGCAGGGGTGCTTCCATTCAGTGCCACAAAGCAAACTGTTACAGAGCTTTTCATGTCACCTGTGCCCAGAAGGCTGGATTGTTTATGAAGATTGACCCTGTAAGAGAGACGGGTGTTAATGGCACCACCTTCTCTGTGAAGAAGACCGCTTTCTGTGAGCATCACTCACCTGTTGGTTCTCGGCGAGATGGGTCTGGAGATGAATCGGTGGAAGGCAGActggtgggggggagggggaatCGGGGTCAGCGATCATACACTCAAAGCCCCCCCTCATCGCCAAACAAGAAAGCAGCCAAAGGCCAGAAAAAGAAGAATACAAAAGGCTCTGGATCACGCCGATCAAATATTCCCGTCCTGCTTGTGCCTCAGATCCCCTCTCACAG GTTAAACACGATCTGCACGGGAGTTGAAGTCCAGAGGAAGAATCAGTTCATGCAGAGGCTTCATAATTACTGGTTACTGAAACGACAGTCAAGAAATGGCATGCCTTTAATACGCCGACTTCATTCCCATATGCAGACTCATAAGACTGCAGAGCAG CAGGAGCCAGATGAAAAGCTAAGTGCTGCAAGAGAAGAACTTCGATACTGGCAAAAGTTGAGGCAAGACCTTGAAAGAGCCCGGCTTTTGGTGGAACTCATCCGCAAAAGAGAGAGGCTGAAGAGAGAAGAG ATGAAAATCCAGCAGGCTGCCCTTGAGTTAAAGTTGACTCCTGCATTGGTGCTTCTCCGATTCACTTTGGACCAACTGCAAGAGAAGGACACGGCCAAAATATTCTCTCAGCCTGTCAATCTATCAGAG GTCCCAGATTACCTGGAGTTCATATCCCAACCCATGGACTTCTCCACCATGCGCACTAAATTGGAGGGACACGCTTACTGCTCTGTTGCAGACCTAGAGAAGGACTTCAACCTCATGATCTCTAACTGCCTCAAGTATAACTCCAAGGATACAATGTTCCACAAAGCAGCCTTACAACTGCGGGAGGTGGGGGGAGCCGTTCTCCGACATGCCCACAGACAGTATCAGAGCATTGGCCTGGATCCCAGCTCTGGCATGCATCTGCCAGAGGGTCCAAACAAACACGGCTTCTACCACTGCACATGGGATGATG TCGACTCTCTCTTGGATCCGGAGAACAGACTGCACCTAACCACAGATGAGCAGATCAAGGCCTTACTGGATAAACTGGACATGGTCTCATCCATGCGCACCAGTGGCGGGCGCACCAAACGCATTAGGCTGATCCGCAGAGAAATCAACACTCTGAGACAGAAAATGAATCAGCAGCAGCAAACTTCTCAGTCTGTGAATGGGAATGAGGAGAAGGATGAAGGAAATGAAGAGGAGGGCGAGAagctggaggaggaagaagaagaagaagaagaaaaggaggagataaaaaagaaaaaggcaaaagttGATAGTGGGCCTTTGACTGCATCATCAAACTCTGGGACAG aTGACTCTCCACCGGTGCTAGAGCTTACCTGCCCAGTATCATCACCCCTGCCAGGTGATGCTCCTCTCGAGCCCCCCGTCTTGGGGATAGTAACTGGGGGGCGACGGTCTCCTGGGCGTTCCTACAAGCGTCAGAGGTCATCCCGCAGCGGAAGCAAAAGCCAAGGTGAAGATGAGGCAGAAGTAGGAGAGACCCCATCTTCACAATCAGAAGCTGTGCATGAAGTTACACCACTGGGAAAACCCCCAACTCTGCCTCTGGTCGGAGTTGGTCGTCGCACTTCTGTCTTGTTTAAGAAAGCTAAAAACGGGGCACGGATGACAAAAAGTAAGACCCCACCACAGCTTAATGGGAAAAGCTCTGAGGGGAAAACCAATGGGTTGGATAGCACTACCACTAGCCCAAGTTCACCGGGTGTGAACAACATCACCACCTTACCTACTTCTCCAAACACCTGTCCTTCCTCACACCACCTGAGGTCCAGAGGCCCCAGCTCGGAAAGTGCCACTGACAAACCTCCTCTCTTACCCACAGAACAAG GCCTGACAAATGGAAAACACTCTTCTGCAGACCAGGAAGATGATGacgaggatgatgaggatgatgaggaggaggaggaggaggatgaggatgaggaggatgatgacTCAAATCTAAC TGTCTCTCCACCCAAACGTAGTAGAGGTAAACCAGCTTTGGCTCAAGTGCCTAGCAATGAGAACGGAGACATCTCTGGGTCAG GAAAGTCTACACTTCTGTCTTTAGATAGTGAGACCAAACTTTCACCACTTGACCTAGTATGGGCCAAATGTAGAGGATATCCTTCCTACCCGGCAATG ATTGTTGATCCAAACATGCCTCAGGAAGGACTCCTCCACAACGGCATCCCTATCCCAGTGCCTCCCGTGGAGGTGCTCAAACTGGGTGAATGGAGGAaaacagaagaaggggaaaagcTCTTCTTGGTGCTCTTCTTTGACACCAAAAGAACCTG gCAATGGCTTCCTCGCAACAAACTTTTGCCATTAGGTTTGGATGACACTGTAGACAAACTGCGCCTAATGGAAGGAAAGAAACCCAGCGTTCGCAAGTCTGTACACACTGCATATGACCGGGCCATGATGCATTTAAACCATGTGAGAGGAAATCTTAACTTCACCCCCTCcaactttatttaa
- the brpf3a gene encoding bromodomain and PHD finger-containing protein 3 isoform X1 — MQKVRRWECEKAVKGFNMGRGRGRGRGRGRGRGSSGQLRPPSPYRLHLSPSRETLTYAQAQKIVEVDLDGRLHRINITDPLPVITEDEMMAQDIAECNSNKENSEQTQSKSKSWRKPPNSKSRKSSKNTSHQNQRSGLHQHTGSNYSSQHPSNQSPLPEPTFHVLSSVSPPEAPPLPPAYYRFIEKSVEEQDNVAEYDMDEEDLAWLEMVNQKRVSDGHASVSPDTFELLIDRLERESILESRSQALSQSAVDEDAFCCVCLDDECLNSNVILFCDICNLAVHQECYGVPYVPEGQWLCRCCLQSPSRPVDCVLCPNRGGAFKQTSDGRWAHVVCAIWIPEVCFANTVFLEPVEGVKNIPPARWKLTCYLCKQKGRGASIQCHKANCYRAFHVTCAQKAGLFMKIDPVRETGVNGTTFSVKKTAFCEHHSPVGSRRDGSGDESVEGRLVGGRGNRGQRSYTQSPPSSPNKKAAKGQKKKNTKGSGSRRSNIPVLLVPQIPSHRLNTICTGVEVQRKNQFMQRLHNYWLLKRQSRNGMPLIRRLHSHMQTHKTAEQEPDEKLSAAREELRYWQKLRQDLERARLLVELIRKRERLKREEMKIQQAALELKLTPALVLLRFTLDQLQEKDTAKIFSQPVNLSEVPDYLEFISQPMDFSTMRTKLEGHAYCSVADLEKDFNLMISNCLKYNSKDTMFHKAALQLREVGGAVLRHAHRQYQSIGLDPSSGMHLPEGPNKHGFYHCTWDDVDSLLDPENRLHLTTDEQIKALLDKLDMVSSMRTSGGRTKRIRLIRREINTLRQKMNQQQQTSQSVNGNEEKDEGNEEEGEKLEEEEEEEEEKEEIKKKKAKVDSGPLTASSNSGTDDSPPVLELTCPVSSPLPGDAPLEPPVLGIVTGGRRSPGRSYKRQRSSRSGSKSQGEDEAEVGETPSSQSEAVHEVTPLGKPPTLPLVGVGRRTSVLFKKAKNGARMTKSKTPPQLNGKSSEGKTNGLDSTTTSPSSPGVNNITTLPTSPNTCPSSHHLRSRGPSSESATDKPPLLPTEQGK; from the exons ATGCAGAAGGTGAGGAGGTGGGAATGCGAGAAGGCTGTTAAAGGATTCAACATGGGAAGGGGtcgaggaagaggaagaggcaggGGGCGGGGCAGGGGATCATCTGGTCAGCTGCGGCCGCCCTCACCGTATAGATTGCACCTTTCTCCATCCAGGGAGACTTTGACATACGCTCAGGCCCAGAAAATTGTGGAAGTTGACCTAGATGGAAGGCTCCACCGAATTAACATCACAGATCCTCTGCCAGTCATCACAGAGGATGAGATGATGGCTCAGGACATTGCTGAGTGCAACAGCAACAAGGAGAACAGCGAGCAAACGCAGAGTAAAAGCAAATCATGGAGAAAACCTCCAAACAGTAAAAGCAGGAAGAGCAGTAAGAATACATCTCACCAGAACCAGCGGTCTGGCTTGCATCAGCACACAGGATCTAATTATTCCTCCCAGCACCCATCCAACCAAAGCCCTCTTCCTGAGCCCACTTTCCATGTGCTGAGTTCAGTTTCCCCTCCAGAGGCGCCTCCTCTCCCACCAGCTTACTATCGTTTCATAGAAAAGTCTGTGGAGGAGCAGGACAACGTGGCTGAGTACGACATGGACGAGGAGGACCTGGCCTGGTTGGAGATGGTAAACCAAAAGAGAGTGTCTGATGGCCATGCCTCCGTCTCCCCCGACACCTTTGAACTTCTGATCGACCGCCTGGAAAGGGAGTCCATCTTGGAGTCCCGCAGCCAGGCTCTGTCCCAGAGCGCTGTTGACGAGGATGCCTTCTGTTGCGTTTGCTTGGATGATGAATGTCTTAACAGTAATGTCATCCTGTTCTGTGACATCTGCAACTTGGCCGTCCACCAGGAGTGCTACGGTGTTCCCTACGTACCTGAAGGCCAGTGGCTGTGCCGCtgctgcctgcagtccccctcCCGCCCCGTTGACTGTGTGCTCTGTCCCAACCGAGGTGGTGCCTTTAAACAGACAAGTGATGGACGTTGGGCCCATGTTGTCTGTGCCATATGGATCCCAGAAGTGTGCTTCGCTAACACGGTCTTCTTGGAGCCTGTTGAAGGGGTTAAGAACATCCCTCCTGCTCGGTGGAAGCTTACTTGTTACCTGTGTAAGCAGAAGGGCAGGGGTGCTTCCATTCAGTGCCACAAAGCAAACTGTTACAGAGCTTTTCATGTCACCTGTGCCCAGAAGGCTGGATTGTTTATGAAGATTGACCCTGTAAGAGAGACGGGTGTTAATGGCACCACCTTCTCTGTGAAGAAGACCGCTTTCTGTGAGCATCACTCACCTGTTGGTTCTCGGCGAGATGGGTCTGGAGATGAATCGGTGGAAGGCAGActggtgggggggagggggaatCGGGGTCAGCGATCATACACTCAAAGCCCCCCCTCATCGCCAAACAAGAAAGCAGCCAAAGGCCAGAAAAAGAAGAATACAAAAGGCTCTGGATCACGCCGATCAAATATTCCCGTCCTGCTTGTGCCTCAGATCCCCTCTCACAG GTTAAACACGATCTGCACGGGAGTTGAAGTCCAGAGGAAGAATCAGTTCATGCAGAGGCTTCATAATTACTGGTTACTGAAACGACAGTCAAGAAATGGCATGCCTTTAATACGCCGACTTCATTCCCATATGCAGACTCATAAGACTGCAGAGCAG GAGCCAGATGAAAAGCTAAGTGCTGCAAGAGAAGAACTTCGATACTGGCAAAAGTTGAGGCAAGACCTTGAAAGAGCCCGGCTTTTGGTGGAACTCATCCGCAAAAGAGAGAGGCTGAAGAGAGAAGAG ATGAAAATCCAGCAGGCTGCCCTTGAGTTAAAGTTGACTCCTGCATTGGTGCTTCTCCGATTCACTTTGGACCAACTGCAAGAGAAGGACACGGCCAAAATATTCTCTCAGCCTGTCAATCTATCAGAG GTCCCAGATTACCTGGAGTTCATATCCCAACCCATGGACTTCTCCACCATGCGCACTAAATTGGAGGGACACGCTTACTGCTCTGTTGCAGACCTAGAGAAGGACTTCAACCTCATGATCTCTAACTGCCTCAAGTATAACTCCAAGGATACAATGTTCCACAAAGCAGCCTTACAACTGCGGGAGGTGGGGGGAGCCGTTCTCCGACATGCCCACAGACAGTATCAGAGCATTGGCCTGGATCCCAGCTCTGGCATGCATCTGCCAGAGGGTCCAAACAAACACGGCTTCTACCACTGCACATGGGATGATG TCGACTCTCTCTTGGATCCGGAGAACAGACTGCACCTAACCACAGATGAGCAGATCAAGGCCTTACTGGATAAACTGGACATGGTCTCATCCATGCGCACCAGTGGCGGGCGCACCAAACGCATTAGGCTGATCCGCAGAGAAATCAACACTCTGAGACAGAAAATGAATCAGCAGCAGCAAACTTCTCAGTCTGTGAATGGGAATGAGGAGAAGGATGAAGGAAATGAAGAGGAGGGCGAGAagctggaggaggaagaagaagaagaagaagaaaaggaggagataaaaaagaaaaaggcaaaagttGATAGTGGGCCTTTGACTGCATCATCAAACTCTGGGACAG aTGACTCTCCACCGGTGCTAGAGCTTACCTGCCCAGTATCATCACCCCTGCCAGGTGATGCTCCTCTCGAGCCCCCCGTCTTGGGGATAGTAACTGGGGGGCGACGGTCTCCTGGGCGTTCCTACAAGCGTCAGAGGTCATCCCGCAGCGGAAGCAAAAGCCAAGGTGAAGATGAGGCAGAAGTAGGAGAGACCCCATCTTCACAATCAGAAGCTGTGCATGAAGTTACACCACTGGGAAAACCCCCAACTCTGCCTCTGGTCGGAGTTGGTCGTCGCACTTCTGTCTTGTTTAAGAAAGCTAAAAACGGGGCACGGATGACAAAAAGTAAGACCCCACCACAGCTTAATGGGAAAAGCTCTGAGGGGAAAACCAATGGGTTGGATAGCACTACCACTAGCCCAAGTTCACCGGGTGTGAACAACATCACCACCTTACCTACTTCTCCAAACACCTGTCCTTCCTCACACCACCTGAGGTCCAGAGGCCCCAGCTCGGAAAGTGCCACTGACAAACCTCCTCTCTTACCCACAGAACAAGGTAAGTAG